The nucleotide window ACGAATTCAGGAGCGGAGCTTGCTATATGTAAGCAGATATCTTTTTCAAGAGCTTCATCGGGAGCAGATGTGTTCAAAAGCACACCGATTTTGCCGTTATGGATATATGTTCCTATGTTTCCTTCGTATCTTACAAATCTTCTCAAAGTGATTTTTTCGCCGATTTTTGCGATTTTTTCTTTAATTAATTCTGCAACGCTCATACCTTCAGCGGTTTGAACTTCGCTCAAAGCGTCGATATCAGCAGGATTAGCAGTAACGACCAATTTTGCTATGTCGTTAGCTAATTGTTTAAATTCTTCATTTTTAGCAACGAAGTCAGTTTCGCAGTTGATTTCAAGCATAGCACCTACATTGTCGACGATTGCAGAAGCGATAACGCCTTCAGCAGCAATTCTTGACATTTTTTTGTCTGCAGAAGCTACACCTTTTTGTCTAAGGATTTCTACTGCTTTTTCCATATCACCATCGGTTTCAACCAAGGCTTTTTTAGCATCCATGATGCCGGCACCTGTTTTTTCTCTCAATTCTTTAACTTGTCCAGCTGTTATACTCATCAAAATATCCTTTCTTATTGTGGACATGAGATTTCCACGGTGTGAAAATCTCATGTAAATATTTAAGTGTAAATTAAAAAAATAAACTATTCAGCAGCTACTTCTTGAGTAGTTGTTTTTTCTTCATTAGTTTCTTCGGCAACGCCTGCATCTTCAGCTTTAACAGCTTCAACTTTAGCGTTTTGATTAGCTTTATTTTCTCTTAATTGTTTACCTTCAAGAACGGCGTCAGCCAATTTTGAAGTAATTAATTTGATAGAACGGATAGCGTCATCATTACCAGGAATGATGTAATCGATGCCATCAGGGTTAGCATTTGTATCAGCTAAACAAATAACAGGGATACCAAGTTTGTTAGCTTCAGCAATAGCGATATCTTCTTTCTTTTGGTCGACAACGAATAGAAGATCA belongs to Candidatus Gastranaerophilales bacterium and includes:
- the tsf gene encoding translation elongation factor Ts, whose protein sequence is MSITAGQVKELREKTGAGIMDAKKALVETDGDMEKAVEILRQKGVASADKKMSRIAAEGVIASAIVDNVGAMLEINCETDFVAKNEEFKQLANDIAKLVVTANPADIDALSEVQTAEGMSVAELIKEKIAKIGEKITLRRFVRYEGNIGTYIHNGKIGVLLNTSAPDEALEKDICLHIASSAPEFVSRAQIPQDVIDEETRIEMGKEDLAKKPEQIRAKIVEGRVNKLMSHKCLLEQPFVKNPDETIADLVNGKFEISAFTRWNLGEGLEKRNDNFAEEVMNQVKG